A region of Rhizobium grahamii DNA encodes the following proteins:
- the trmD gene encoding tRNA (guanosine(37)-N1)-methyltransferase TrmD — MAFRATVLTLYPEMFPGHLGYSLAGKAMERGQWALDAVQIRDFATDKHRTVDDTPAGGGAGMVLKPDVLARAIDTVSENDSRPRLLMSPRGRPLTQERVRELADGNGVIIICGRFEGVDQRVIDARELEEVSIGDYVLSGGEPAALTVLDAIVRILPGVMGNDLSGLHESFEGGLLEHPHYTRPQEWEGREIPAILTSGNHGAIDKWRREQALELTRERRPDLLEE, encoded by the coding sequence ATGGCATTCCGGGCAACGGTGCTGACGCTTTACCCGGAAATGTTTCCGGGCCACCTCGGCTATTCTCTTGCCGGCAAGGCGATGGAACGCGGCCAGTGGGCGCTCGACGCCGTACAGATCCGTGATTTCGCCACTGACAAGCACCGCACGGTCGACGATACGCCCGCCGGCGGCGGCGCCGGCATGGTGTTGAAGCCCGACGTGCTCGCCCGCGCTATCGATACCGTTTCGGAAAACGACAGCCGCCCGCGCCTGCTGATGAGCCCGCGCGGCCGGCCGCTGACGCAGGAGCGCGTGCGCGAACTGGCTGATGGCAACGGCGTCATCATCATTTGCGGGCGTTTTGAGGGTGTCGATCAGCGCGTCATCGACGCACGAGAGCTGGAAGAAGTCTCGATCGGCGATTACGTGCTCTCGGGCGGCGAGCCAGCAGCTCTGACGGTACTGGACGCAATCGTTCGCATCTTGCCCGGCGTCATGGGCAATGATCTGTCAGGGCTTCACGAGAGCTTCGAGGGCGGCCTGCTGGAGCATCCGCACTATACCCGCCCACAGGAGTGGGAAGGCCGCGAGATTCCCGCCATCCTCACCTCCGGCAACCACGGCGCCATCGACAAATGGCGACGCGAGCAAGCGCTGGAGCTGACGCGCGAACGCCGTCCGGATTTGCTCGAGGAATAG
- a CDS encoding class I SAM-dependent methyltransferase, producing MTSSFNVRSAGGYEQLMGRWSKRLATLFVDFAGLSDGERVLDVGCGNGSLTFFLPQAADVEELAAIDYSPIFVEDVARANTDPRISVRQADAMALPFEDHRFDRAFSLLVLHFLSDPDKAIAEMRRVVRPGGVVAAATWDHMGGMPGMRMLLDTAAMLDENSHDFRRNYCFRPMTAPDEMKNSFINQGLVSVEQTSLLIRMDYQSFDDYWMPFAGGDGPLGQYVANLEAGLRERLKSAVRGAYEAGRPDGPRSFASVAWACRGVVPG from the coding sequence ATGACGTCGAGCTTCAATGTCCGCAGTGCAGGGGGATACGAGCAACTGATGGGCCGCTGGAGCAAGCGGCTGGCTACACTCTTCGTCGATTTTGCCGGGCTTTCGGATGGCGAGCGGGTTCTGGATGTGGGCTGTGGCAATGGCAGCCTGACCTTCTTCCTGCCGCAGGCGGCTGACGTCGAGGAGCTCGCCGCGATCGACTATTCGCCTATCTTCGTCGAAGATGTCGCCCGCGCCAATACCGATCCGCGCATCAGCGTCCGGCAGGCGGATGCGATGGCGCTGCCGTTCGAAGATCACAGGTTCGACCGCGCGTTTTCCCTGCTGGTTCTGCACTTCCTCTCCGACCCTGACAAAGCCATTGCCGAGATGCGGCGCGTGGTGCGGCCGGGCGGCGTGGTGGCGGCGGCCACGTGGGATCATATGGGCGGCATGCCCGGGATGCGGATGCTGCTGGATACTGCGGCCATGCTCGATGAAAACAGCCACGACTTCCGGCGCAACTATTGCTTCCGGCCGATGACGGCGCCCGACGAGATGAAGAACAGCTTCATCAACCAGGGACTGGTCTCGGTCGAGCAGACCTCGCTGCTGATCCGAATGGATTACCAGTCCTTCGACGATTATTGGATGCCTTTTGCCGGCGGAGACGGACCGCTCGGCCAATATGTCGCCAATCTCGAGGCAGGGCTGCGGGAGCGCCTGAAATCGGCAGTGCGTGGCGCCTACGAGGCGGGCAGGCCGGACGGACCGCGCTCCTTTGCTTCCGTCGCCTGGGCCTGTCGCGGCGTTGTGCCAGGCTGA
- a CDS encoding NCS1 family nucleobase:cation symporter-1: MTISNPSPSLYNEDLAPAEERKWGAFSIFNVWTSDVHSLWGYYLAASLFLLCGSFINFVIAIGIGSLVIFFLMSLVGNAGVKTGVPFPVLARASFGTFGANAPALVRAVVACFWYGAQTAAASGAIVALLIRNDSILAFHQNSHMLGHSTLEVICYVIIWALQLLIIQRGMETVRKFQDLAGPAVWIMMLVLAVYLVVKAGTFSFGSEIPRDVLIEKTKDAGISYEPGSFPALAAVAATWITYFAALYLNFCDFSRYAKDTKTLRTGNLWGLPINLLAFCLVAGVTTTAAFTVYGEVLLHPEAISAKFDSWFLALLAALTFAVATLGINVVANFVSPAFDFSNVFPRQISFKRGGYIAALIALVLYPFAPWETGAAHFVNFIGSTMGPIFGIMMVDYYLIRKGELNVADLYQENGEFRFQNGWHGNAFIALIIGALFSSILPTFTSILPEWWGTYGWFFGVGIGGAVYYVLRMSARGSAVGAASR, from the coding sequence ATGACAATAAGCAATCCGTCGCCCTCGTTGTATAACGAGGACCTGGCGCCCGCTGAGGAGAGGAAGTGGGGCGCATTCAGCATCTTCAATGTGTGGACATCAGACGTCCACAGCCTATGGGGTTATTATCTGGCCGCCAGCCTTTTCCTGTTGTGCGGCAGCTTCATCAACTTCGTGATCGCGATCGGCATCGGCTCGCTGGTCATCTTCTTCTTGATGAGTCTCGTCGGCAATGCCGGGGTGAAGACGGGCGTGCCGTTCCCGGTTCTCGCCCGTGCCTCGTTCGGCACGTTCGGCGCCAATGCTCCGGCTCTCGTGCGCGCCGTCGTCGCCTGCTTCTGGTATGGCGCACAGACCGCGGCGGCATCCGGCGCCATCGTGGCGCTTCTCATCCGCAACGACAGCATTCTTGCCTTCCACCAGAACAGCCACATGCTTGGTCATTCCACGCTTGAGGTGATCTGCTACGTCATCATTTGGGCGCTGCAGCTTCTGATCATTCAGCGCGGCATGGAAACGGTCCGCAAGTTCCAGGATCTGGCCGGCCCCGCCGTCTGGATCATGATGCTGGTTCTGGCGGTCTATCTCGTCGTCAAGGCCGGGACCTTCTCGTTCGGCAGCGAGATCCCGCGCGACGTCCTGATCGAAAAGACGAAGGACGCGGGCATCTCTTACGAGCCTGGCTCGTTCCCGGCCCTTGCGGCGGTCGCGGCGACCTGGATCACCTACTTTGCGGCTCTCTATCTGAACTTCTGCGATTTCTCGCGTTACGCCAAGGACACCAAGACGTTGCGCACCGGCAATCTCTGGGGTTTGCCGATCAACCTGCTCGCGTTCTGCCTCGTCGCAGGCGTGACGACGACCGCTGCATTCACCGTCTACGGTGAAGTGCTGCTGCATCCGGAAGCGATCTCGGCCAAGTTCGACAGCTGGTTCCTGGCGTTGCTTGCGGCCTTGACGTTCGCCGTCGCAACGCTCGGCATCAACGTGGTGGCAAACTTCGTTTCGCCGGCCTTCGACTTCTCGAATGTCTTCCCCCGGCAGATCAGCTTCAAGCGGGGCGGTTATATCGCAGCCCTGATCGCTCTGGTGCTCTATCCGTTTGCCCCGTGGGAAACCGGTGCGGCTCACTTCGTGAACTTCATCGGTTCGACGATGGGGCCGATCTTCGGGATCATGATGGTTGACTACTATCTGATCCGGAAAGGCGAGCTGAACGTTGCGGATCTCTATCAGGAGAATGGCGAGTTCCGCTTCCAGAACGGTTGGCACGGCAATGCCTTCATCGCATTGATCATCGGCGCGCTGTTCTCATCGATCCTGCCGACCTTCACGTCGATCCTGCCTGAATGGTGGGGGACCTATGGATGGTTCTTCGGTGTCGGTATCGGCGGTGCTGTCTATTACGTGCTGCGGATGAGCGCACGCGGTTCGGCCGTTGGCGCCGCGTCCCGATAA
- the rplS gene encoding 50S ribosomal protein L19 → MNIIQQLEAEQVAKIEAQRKLPEFSPGDTVRVNVKVKEGNRTRVQAYEGVCIARSGGGLQENFTVRKISYGEGVERVFPIYSPAIESVEIVRRGKVRRAKLYYLRDRRGKSARIVENTGTRARKLNDAERQALAEEKARIEAEKVAAAQALAAEKAAQEAAEAKAAAEAAAAAAAEPAAE, encoded by the coding sequence ATGAACATCATTCAGCAGCTTGAGGCCGAACAGGTCGCCAAGATCGAAGCCCAGCGCAAGCTTCCGGAATTCTCCCCGGGCGACACCGTTCGCGTCAACGTGAAGGTCAAGGAAGGCAACCGTACCCGTGTACAGGCCTACGAAGGCGTTTGCATTGCTCGCTCCGGCGGCGGTCTGCAGGAGAACTTCACGGTTCGCAAGATCTCCTACGGCGAAGGCGTCGAGCGCGTATTCCCGATCTACTCCCCGGCAATCGAAAGCGTAGAAATCGTTCGCCGCGGTAAGGTCCGTCGCGCGAAGCTCTACTACCTGCGCGACCGTCGCGGCAAGTCGGCTCGTATCGTCGAGAACACCGGCACGCGCGCCCGCAAGCTGAACGACGCCGAGCGTCAGGCCCTGGCCGAGGAAAAGGCACGCATTGAAGCCGAAAAGGTTGCAGCAGCTCAGGCGCTCGCAGCCGAAAAGGCAGCACAGGAAGCCGCAGAAGCCAAAGCAGCAGCAGAAGCTGCAGCAGCGGCCGCAGCCGAGCCGGCAGCCGAATAA
- a CDS encoding aldo/keto reductase family oxidoreductase has protein sequence MSNLEKSGTFTLGDRTVTRLGYGAMQLAGKGVFGPPKDRAEAIAVLREAVESGVNHIDTSDFYGPHVTNQIIREALHPYRDDLVIVTKIGATRGPDASWNPAFSKEALTQAIHDNLKNLGLDVIEVVNLRAMFDVHGPAEGSLEEPLTVLADLQRQGLVKHIGLSNVTAKQIADGRKITEIVCVQNQYNLAHREDDALIDQLAAQRTAYVPFFPLGGFSPLQSSTLSDVAADLGATPMQVALAWLLQRAPNILLIPGTSSRTHLRENLAVADITLPAAAIEKLNGIASAKSS, from the coding sequence ATGTCCAACCTCGAAAAATCGGGCACATTCACACTCGGCGACCGCACGGTGACGCGGCTCGGTTATGGCGCTATGCAACTGGCCGGCAAGGGTGTGTTCGGACCACCGAAAGACCGCGCCGAAGCCATAGCCGTTCTGCGTGAAGCCGTCGAAAGCGGCGTCAACCATATCGACACCAGCGACTTCTACGGCCCGCACGTCACCAACCAGATCATCCGGGAAGCCTTGCATCCTTACCGGGACGACCTCGTGATCGTCACCAAGATCGGAGCGACGCGCGGCCCCGACGCATCCTGGAACCCGGCCTTTTCGAAAGAGGCACTGACGCAGGCAATCCACGACAACCTGAAGAACCTCGGCCTCGATGTGATCGAGGTGGTCAATCTGCGCGCCATGTTCGATGTTCATGGACCCGCGGAAGGATCTCTCGAGGAGCCTCTCACGGTTCTCGCCGACCTTCAGCGCCAGGGCCTTGTCAAGCACATCGGCCTCTCCAACGTCACTGCCAAGCAGATTGCCGACGGACGAAAGATCACCGAGATCGTTTGCGTCCAGAACCAGTACAATCTTGCGCATCGGGAAGATGATGCGCTGATCGACCAGCTCGCCGCTCAACGGACGGCTTATGTGCCGTTCTTTCCGCTCGGGGGCTTCTCGCCGCTGCAATCCTCGACGCTTTCCGATGTTGCCGCCGATCTTGGCGCGACGCCGATGCAGGTTGCGCTTGCCTGGCTCCTGCAGCGCGCGCCGAACATTCTGCTGATACCCGGCACCTCGTCCCGCACCCATCTGAGGGAAAACCTCGCGGTCGCCGATATCACCTTGCCTGCCGCCGCGATCGAGAAATTGAACGGCATCGCATCGGCAAAAAGCAGCTAA
- a CDS encoding transporter substrate-binding domain-containing protein: MPFRRTVLAGLTALVLSPIATFAADLPDLKGKTVVVVTENAYPPLQFVDPKSGKAIGWEYDAMNEIAKRLNFKVEYQNTSWDAMIQAVSDNQYNIGMTGITIKDDRKAKVDFSDPYMRSQQFMLVRGDEKRFSDAKTFGAFNDGLVGAQPGTSPFYTAVYEILDGNEQNPRIKLFETFGATVQALKAGDVDVVLTDSVAAKGYVDASSGGLKVVGGPLGTEDFGFIFPKGSDLVAPVNAAIASLKADGTFDALNKKWFLDYKMGE; this comes from the coding sequence ATGCCGTTCCGTCGCACCGTCCTTGCAGGACTGACCGCTCTCGTTCTGTCGCCGATCGCGACTTTTGCCGCTGACCTTCCCGACCTCAAGGGCAAGACGGTCGTTGTCGTTACTGAGAACGCCTACCCGCCGCTCCAGTTCGTCGATCCGAAGTCCGGCAAGGCAATCGGCTGGGAATATGACGCGATGAACGAGATCGCAAAGCGGCTGAATTTCAAGGTCGAGTACCAGAACACCAGCTGGGACGCGATGATCCAGGCCGTCTCCGACAACCAGTACAACATCGGCATGACCGGCATCACCATCAAGGACGATCGCAAGGCCAAGGTGGATTTCTCCGATCCCTACATGCGCTCGCAGCAGTTCATGCTGGTTCGTGGCGACGAGAAGCGCTTCAGTGACGCCAAGACCTTCGGCGCCTTCAACGATGGCCTCGTGGGCGCACAGCCCGGAACTTCGCCCTTCTACACCGCTGTCTACGAAATCCTCGACGGCAACGAACAGAACCCGCGCATCAAGCTCTTCGAAACCTTCGGCGCCACGGTTCAGGCCCTGAAGGCAGGCGACGTTGATGTCGTTCTTACCGATAGCGTCGCCGCCAAGGGCTATGTTGACGCATCGAGCGGCGGCCTCAAGGTCGTCGGCGGTCCGCTCGGCACCGAAGACTTCGGTTTCATCTTTCCGAAGGGCTCTGATCTTGTCGCGCCCGTCAACGCCGCCATCGCCAGCCTGAAGGCCGATGGCACGTTCGATGCGCTGAACAAGAAGTGGTTCCTCGACTACAAGATGGGCGAATGA